A portion of the Pseudomonas koreensis genome contains these proteins:
- the trhO gene encoding oxygen-dependent tRNA uridine(34) hydroxylase TrhO → MTQPIVVAALYKFVTLEDYVNLREPLLQAMVDNGIKGTLLIAEEGINGTVSGTREGIDGLLAWLKNDPRMVDIDHKESYCDEQPFYRTKVKLKKEIVTLGVEGVDPNKKVGTYVEPQDWNALISDPQVLLIDTRNDYEVSIGTFEGAIDPKTTSFREFPDYIKEHFDPAVHKKVAMFCTGGIRCEKASSYMLGEGFEEVYHLKGGILKYLEEVPQEETKWRGDCFVFDNRVTVRHDLTEGDYDQCHACRTPVSVEDRASEHYVAGISCPHCWDKLSEKTRRSAIDRQKQIELAKARNQPHPIGYNYKQASTEA, encoded by the coding sequence ATGACACAACCGATTGTCGTAGCGGCACTGTACAAGTTCGTCACCCTCGAAGATTACGTCAACCTGCGCGAGCCACTGCTGCAAGCGATGGTCGACAACGGCATCAAAGGCACCCTGTTGATCGCCGAAGAAGGCATCAACGGCACGGTTTCCGGCACCCGCGAAGGCATCGACGGTCTGCTCGCCTGGCTGAAGAACGATCCACGCATGGTCGACATCGACCACAAGGAATCGTACTGCGACGAGCAGCCGTTCTACCGCACCAAGGTCAAGCTGAAGAAAGAGATCGTCACCCTCGGCGTCGAAGGCGTCGACCCGAACAAGAAGGTCGGCACCTACGTCGAGCCGCAGGACTGGAACGCGCTGATCAGCGACCCGCAAGTGCTGCTGATCGACACGCGCAACGACTACGAAGTGTCGATCGGCACCTTCGAAGGCGCCATCGATCCGAAAACCACCAGTTTTCGCGAGTTTCCCGACTACATCAAAGAACACTTCGATCCGGCCGTGCACAAGAAGGTCGCGATGTTCTGCACCGGCGGCATTCGCTGCGAAAAAGCCTCGAGCTACATGCTCGGCGAAGGTTTCGAAGAGGTCTACCACCTCAAGGGCGGCATCCTGAAGTACCTCGAAGAGGTGCCGCAGGAAGAAACCAAGTGGCGCGGCGACTGCTTCGTCTTCGACAACCGCGTGACCGTGCGTCACGACCTGACCGAAGGCGACTACGATCAATGTCATGCCTGCCGCACACCGGTCAGCGTTGAGGATCGCGCCTCCGAGCACTACGTCGCCGGTATCAGTTGCCCGCATTGCTGGGACAAGCTCAGCGAGAAGACCCGGCGCAGCGCCATCGATCGGCAAAAGCAGATCGAACTGGCCAAGGCGCGCAACCAGCCGCACCCGATCGGCTACAACTATAAGCAAGCATCCACCGAGGCCTAA
- a CDS encoding BolA family protein — translation MTMQQRIESTLALLQPEHLQVLDESHMHSRGLQTHYKAVVVSAQFEGLNRVKRHQKVYGTLGELMGEFHALALHTYTPQEWAEIDGAPASPTCAGGSKH, via the coding sequence ATGACCATGCAACAACGCATCGAATCGACGCTGGCCCTGTTACAGCCTGAGCATCTGCAGGTGCTGGACGAAAGCCACATGCACAGTCGCGGGTTACAGACCCACTACAAGGCTGTGGTGGTCAGCGCGCAGTTCGAAGGCCTGAACCGGGTCAAGCGTCACCAGAAAGTCTACGGCACGCTCGGCGAGCTGATGGGCGAGTTCCATGCGTTGGCACTGCACACCTACACCCCGCAGGAGTGGGCAGAGATCGATGGCGCCCCGGCGTCGCCGACCTGTGCTGGCGGTAGCAAACATTAA
- a CDS encoding DUF2059 domain-containing protein has protein sequence MTRLRAICTAVALVCASGQVLADTASHNASAEAFLTLAHADKLGTPVYMQVQQMFAQRFEQTKAPESKKAVLETYQAKANAALDQAIGWNKLKPDMVKLYTSNFSESELKDLVAFYQSPLGKKVLEKMPQLTQQSAQMTQGKLESAVPVVNKLLDDMTKELDPKGAAAPAKKK, from the coding sequence ATGACTCGTCTTCGCGCCATCTGTACCGCGGTTGCACTGGTTTGCGCCAGCGGCCAGGTGCTTGCCGATACCGCCAGCCACAACGCCAGTGCCGAAGCTTTCCTGACGCTGGCTCACGCTGACAAGCTGGGCACCCCGGTGTACATGCAAGTGCAGCAAATGTTCGCCCAGCGCTTTGAACAGACCAAAGCGCCTGAGTCGAAGAAAGCCGTTCTCGAAACCTACCAGGCCAAGGCCAACGCCGCGCTGGACCAGGCCATCGGCTGGAACAAGCTCAAGCCGGACATGGTCAAGCTCTACACCAGCAACTTCAGCGAGTCCGAGCTGAAGGATCTGGTGGCTTTCTACCAGTCGCCACTGGGCAAGAAAGTCCTCGAAAAAATGCCACAGCTGACCCAGCAGTCGGCGCAGATGACCCAGGGCAAACTGGAAAGCGCGGTGCCGGTGGTCAACAAGCTGCTCGACGACATGACCAAAGAGCTGGACCCGAAAGGCGCTGCTGCGCCGGCCAAGAAGAAGTAA
- a CDS encoding class II fumarate hydratase, which yields MSRIETDSLGQIEVPDDAYWGAQTQRSLINFAIGQERMPLPVLHALALIKKAAARVNDRNGDLPADIARLIEQAADEVLAGEHDEQFPLVVWQTGSGTQSNMNVNEVIAGRANELAGNPRGGKSPVHPNDHVNRSQSSNDCFPTAMSIATAKAVQEQLLPAIAELSGGLAELAARHMKLVKTGRTHMMDATPITFGQELSGFIAQLDYAERAIRAALPAVCELAQGGTAVGTGLNSPHGFGEAIAAELAALSGLPFVTAPNKFAALAGHEPLVTLSGALKTLAVALMKIANDLRLLGSGPRAGFAEVKLPANEPGSSIMPGKVNPTQCEALSMLACQVLGNDVAIGIAASQGHLQLNVFKPVIIHNLLQSIRLLGDGCSNFQQHCIAGLEPDAEAMAKHLERGLMLVTALNPHIGYDKSAEIAKKAYSEGLTLREAALQLGYLTDEEFDAWVRPENMIEAGAKG from the coding sequence ATGAGCCGTATCGAAACCGACAGCCTGGGCCAGATCGAAGTCCCGGACGACGCTTACTGGGGTGCTCAGACGCAACGCTCGCTGATCAACTTCGCCATCGGCCAGGAACGCATGCCGCTACCGGTGCTGCATGCCCTGGCGCTGATCAAGAAAGCCGCCGCGCGGGTCAACGACCGCAACGGCGATCTGCCCGCCGACATCGCCCGGCTGATCGAACAGGCCGCCGATGAAGTCCTCGCCGGTGAGCACGACGAGCAGTTTCCGCTGGTGGTCTGGCAGACCGGCAGCGGCACCCAGAGCAACATGAACGTCAACGAAGTGATCGCCGGTCGCGCCAACGAACTGGCCGGCAACCCGCGCGGCGGCAAGTCGCCGGTGCACCCGAACGATCACGTCAACCGCTCGCAAAGCTCCAACGACTGCTTCCCCACCGCCATGAGCATTGCCACCGCCAAAGCGGTGCAGGAACAGCTGCTGCCGGCGATTGCCGAGTTGTCCGGCGGCCTTGCTGAACTGGCGGCACGGCACATGAAACTGGTGAAGACCGGGCGCACGCACATGATGGACGCGACGCCGATCACCTTCGGTCAGGAGCTGTCCGGGTTCATCGCGCAACTGGATTATGCCGAGCGCGCGATTCGTGCCGCGCTGCCGGCGGTCTGCGAACTGGCTCAGGGCGGCACTGCGGTGGGCACCGGGCTGAATTCGCCGCACGGTTTCGGTGAAGCGATTGCCGCCGAACTTGCAGCACTCTCAGGTTTGCCGTTCGTCACCGCGCCGAACAAATTCGCTGCGCTGGCGGGCCATGAGCCGCTGGTCACTTTGTCCGGCGCGCTGAAAACCCTCGCCGTGGCGTTGATGAAGATCGCCAATGACCTGCGTCTGCTGGGCTCAGGTCCGCGCGCGGGTTTCGCTGAAGTGAAGCTGCCAGCCAACGAGCCGGGCAGTTCGATCATGCCCGGCAAGGTCAACCCGACCCAGTGCGAAGCGCTGTCGATGCTCGCCTGTCAGGTGCTCGGCAACGACGTGGCGATCGGTATTGCTGCGAGCCAGGGGCACTTGCAGTTGAACGTGTTCAAACCGGTGATCATCCACAACCTGCTGCAATCGATCCGTTTGCTCGGCGATGGCTGCAGCAACTTCCAGCAGCACTGCATCGCCGGACTCGAACCCGATGCCGAGGCCATGGCCAAACATCTGGAGCGTGGGCTGATGCTGGTGACCGCGCTGAACCCACATATTGGTTATGACAAATCGGCGGAGATCGCCAAGAAGGCCTACAGCGAAGGGTTGACCTTGCGTGAGGCGGCGCTGCAGTTGGGTTATCTGACCGATGAAGAGTTCGATGCGTGGGTGCGGCCGGAGAACATGATCGAGGCTGGCGCCAAGGGCTAA
- a CDS encoding DMT family transporter, with amino-acid sequence MHISSGRWVYGLFLALLTAFLWGILPIKLKQVLQVMDPVTVTWFRLLVSGGCLFIYLASVKRLPSRKVLGPKGSWLVLMAVLGLVGNYVLYLMGLNLLSPGTAQLVVQMGPIMLLIASLFVFKERFSIGQGIGLLVLLIGFGLFFNQRLAELLTSLSDYTAGVLLVLLASTVWTFYALGQKQLLTVWNSLQVMMVIYLFCALLLTPWVHPLEALELSPLQGWLLLACCMNTLIAYGAFAEALAHWEASRVSATLAITPLVTFVAVAIAARIWPEYVHAEQINALGYGGAVLVVLGSALVALGPSLIAGLRARRMRMA; translated from the coding sequence ATGCACATTTCATCGGGGCGCTGGGTGTACGGACTGTTCCTGGCGCTGCTGACCGCATTTCTGTGGGGCATCCTGCCGATCAAGCTCAAACAGGTGCTGCAGGTGATGGACCCGGTCACGGTGACCTGGTTTCGCCTGTTGGTGTCCGGCGGCTGCCTGTTCATTTATCTGGCCTCGGTAAAACGTCTGCCGAGTCGCAAGGTGCTCGGGCCCAAGGGCAGCTGGCTGGTGCTGATGGCCGTGCTGGGGCTGGTCGGCAATTACGTGCTGTACCTGATGGGTCTCAACCTGCTCAGCCCCGGCACCGCGCAACTGGTGGTGCAAATGGGCCCGATCATGTTGCTGATTGCCAGCCTGTTCGTGTTCAAGGAGCGCTTCAGCATCGGCCAGGGCATCGGCTTGCTGGTGCTGCTGATCGGCTTTGGCCTGTTCTTCAATCAGCGCCTGGCCGAACTGCTGACCTCGCTGTCCGATTACACCGCTGGCGTGCTGTTGGTGTTGCTGGCGTCGACCGTCTGGACCTTTTACGCGCTGGGGCAGAAGCAATTGCTGACGGTGTGGAATTCGTTGCAGGTGATGATGGTGATCTATCTGTTCTGCGCGCTGTTGCTGACGCCTTGGGTGCATCCGCTGGAAGCGCTGGAGCTGAGCCCGCTGCAGGGCTGGCTGTTGCTGGCGTGCTGCATGAATACCTTGATCGCTTACGGCGCATTCGCCGAAGCGCTGGCGCATTGGGAAGCGTCGCGGGTCAGTGCGACGCTGGCGATCACGCCGTTGGTGACATTCGTTGCGGTGGCGATTGCGGCGCGGATCTGGCCCGAGTATGTGCATGCCGAGCAGATCAATGCGCTGGGCTATGGCGGGGCGGTGCTGGTGGTGCTGGGTTCGGCGCTGGTGGCGTTGGGGCCGTCGTTGATTGCCGGGCTCAGGGCGCGGCGGATGCGCATGGCCTGA
- a CDS encoding DUF6316 family protein: protein MYAMRAEDSAPATRFRSDRVCRVNGELYFSTRENTLEGPFDGQVIEREIQAYIARMQRQDSSR from the coding sequence ATGTACGCCATGCGCGCCGAGGACAGCGCCCCCGCCACCCGTTTTCGCAGCGACCGCGTGTGCCGGGTCAATGGCGAGCTGTATTTCAGCACCCGGGAAAATACCCTCGAGGGGCCGTTTGACGGTCAGGTGATCGAGCGGGAGATTCAGGCATATATAGCGCGGATGCAGCGGCAGGACTCCAGCCGCTGA
- a CDS encoding thiolase family protein, with translation MREVVIVDSVRTGLAKSFRGKFNQTRPDDMAAHCVNALLTRNDIDPASVEDCIVGAGSNEGAQGYNIGRNVAVLSRLGTGTAGMTLNRFCSSGLQAIAIAANQIASGCSEIIVAGGVESISLTLKSVNTDHLINPLLKQQTPGIYYTMGQTAEVVARRYGVSREAQDRYALQSQMRTAQAQAAGLFDDEIVPMAVKYRVEDKNSGEVQIVDGVVERDDCNRPDTTYESLAGLKPVFADDGSVTAGNSSQLSDGASMTLVMSLDKALELGLKPKAFFRGFTVAGCEPDEMGIGPVFSVPKLLKAKGLQVADIDLWELNEAFASQCLYSRDRLEIDNEKYNVNGGSISIGHPFGMTGSRQVGHLIRELQRRNLRYGIVTMCVGGGMGATGLFEAVR, from the coding sequence ATGCGTGAAGTGGTGATCGTCGACAGCGTGCGGACCGGCCTGGCCAAATCCTTTCGCGGCAAGTTCAACCAGACCCGCCCCGATGACATGGCGGCCCACTGCGTCAATGCGCTGCTGACACGCAACGATATCGACCCGGCCAGCGTCGAGGACTGCATCGTCGGCGCCGGCTCCAACGAAGGCGCGCAGGGCTACAACATCGGCCGCAACGTCGCGGTGCTCTCGCGATTGGGCACCGGCACCGCCGGCATGACCCTCAACCGTTTCTGCTCGTCGGGCCTGCAGGCGATTGCGATTGCCGCCAACCAGATCGCCTCCGGTTGCAGCGAGATCATCGTTGCCGGTGGCGTCGAGTCGATCAGCCTTACCCTGAAAAGCGTCAACACCGATCACCTGATCAATCCTCTGCTCAAGCAACAGACCCCCGGCATCTACTACACCATGGGCCAGACTGCCGAAGTGGTCGCCCGGCGTTATGGCGTCAGCCGCGAGGCGCAGGATCGTTACGCGCTGCAGAGCCAGATGCGCACGGCGCAAGCGCAGGCTGCCGGCCTGTTCGATGATGAAATCGTGCCGATGGCGGTGAAATACCGCGTCGAAGACAAGAACAGCGGCGAGGTGCAGATTGTCGATGGCGTCGTCGAGCGCGACGACTGCAACCGCCCGGACACGACCTACGAAAGCCTTGCCGGTTTGAAACCGGTATTTGCCGACGACGGTTCGGTGACGGCGGGCAATTCATCGCAACTGTCCGACGGTGCCTCGATGACGCTGGTGATGAGCCTGGACAAGGCGCTGGAGCTGGGGCTCAAACCCAAAGCGTTTTTCCGCGGTTTCACTGTGGCCGGTTGCGAGCCGGACGAAATGGGCATCGGCCCGGTGTTCTCAGTGCCAAAGCTGCTCAAGGCCAAGGGCCTGCAAGTCGCGGATATCGATCTGTGGGAGTTGAACGAGGCGTTCGCTTCGCAGTGTCTCTACAGCCGTGATCGGTTGGAAATCGATAACGAGAAGTACAACGTCAATGGCGGCTCGATTTCCATCGGCCACCCGTTCGGCATGACCGGCTCGCGCCAGGTTGGGCATTTGATTCGGGAATTGCAGCGACGCAATCTGCGTTACGGCATCGTCACCATGTGTGTGGGTGGCGGGATGGGGGCGACGGGGTTGTTTGAGGCGGTGCGCTAA
- the pap gene encoding polyphosphate:AMP phosphotransferase produces the protein MFESAEIGHAIDKDTYEAAVPALREALLEAQFELQQQKRFPVIILINGIEGAGKGETVKLLNEWMDPRLIEVRTFDQQTDEELARPPAWRYWRMLPAKGRMGIFFGNWYSQMLQGRVHGLFKDPRLDQAIAGAERLEKMLCDEGALIFKFWFHLSKKQMKARLKSLADDPLHSWRISPLDWQQSQTYDKFVKYGERVLRRTSRDYAPWHVIEGADANYRSLVVGKILLEGLQNALKRAEVNPHEVSAAPLGTPVDQLNLLDSLDLTQRLDKKDYEEQLITEQARLSRLMRDKRMRRHALIAVFEGNDAAGKGGAIRRVAAALDPRQYSIVPIAAPTEEERAQPYLWRFWRHIPARGKFTVFDRSWYGRVLVERIEGFCTQADWLRAYGEINDFEEQLADAGVIVVKFWLAIDKDTQMERFQEREEISFKRFKITEDDWRNREKWDAYRAAVGDMVDRTSTEIAPWTLVEANDKRWARVKVLRTINRALEDAFEKSDKKAKKHKD, from the coding sequence ATGTTTGAATCCGCTGAAATCGGTCACGCCATCGACAAAGACACTTATGAGGCGGCGGTCCCTGCGCTGCGTGAAGCCTTGCTGGAAGCGCAGTTCGAGTTGCAGCAGCAGAAGCGTTTCCCGGTGATCATCCTGATCAACGGCATCGAAGGGGCGGGCAAGGGCGAGACGGTCAAGCTGCTCAATGAATGGATGGACCCGCGCCTGATCGAAGTGCGCACCTTCGACCAGCAAACCGATGAAGAACTCGCACGGCCACCGGCGTGGCGCTACTGGCGCATGCTGCCGGCCAAGGGGCGGATGGGGATTTTCTTCGGCAACTGGTACAGCCAGATGCTCCAGGGCAGGGTCCATGGGCTGTTCAAGGATCCGCGTCTGGACCAGGCCATTGCCGGCGCCGAGCGTCTGGAAAAGATGCTTTGCGATGAAGGCGCGCTGATCTTCAAGTTCTGGTTTCACCTGTCCAAAAAACAGATGAAAGCGCGGCTCAAGTCATTGGCTGACGACCCGCTGCACAGCTGGCGCATCAGTCCGCTGGACTGGCAGCAATCACAGACCTACGACAAGTTCGTCAAATACGGCGAGCGCGTGTTGCGCCGCACCAGCCGCGATTACGCGCCGTGGCACGTCATCGAAGGTGCCGACGCCAATTACCGCAGCCTGGTGGTGGGCAAGATTCTCCTCGAAGGCCTGCAAAATGCGCTCAAGCGTGCCGAGGTCAATCCCCACGAAGTCAGTGCCGCGCCGCTGGGTACGCCGGTCGATCAGTTGAACCTGCTCGACAGCCTCGACCTGACACAGCGTCTGGACAAGAAAGACTACGAAGAACAGCTGATCACCGAGCAGGCGCGCCTGTCCAGGCTGATGCGCGACAAACGCATGCGTCGCCATGCGCTGATCGCGGTGTTCGAAGGCAATGACGCGGCGGGCAAGGGTGGGGCGATCCGCCGCGTCGCCGCCGCACTCGACCCGCGTCAGTACAGCATCGTGCCGATCGCCGCGCCAACCGAAGAAGAACGCGCGCAACCCTACCTGTGGCGGTTCTGGCGGCACATTCCGGCGCGGGGCAAATTCACCGTGTTCGATCGCTCGTGGTATGGGCGGGTGCTGGTCGAGCGCATCGAAGGCTTCTGCACCCAGGCCGACTGGCTGCGCGCTTACGGCGAGATCAACGACTTCGAAGAGCAACTGGCCGACGCCGGCGTGATCGTCGTCAAGTTCTGGCTGGCCATCGATAAGGACACGCAAATGGAGCGCTTTCAGGAGCGTGAAGAGATCTCCTTCAAGCGTTTCAAGATCACCGAGGACGACTGGCGCAACCGCGAAAAGTGGGACGCCTATCGCGCGGCAGTGGGCGACATGGTCGATCGCACCAGCACCGAGATCGCGCCGTGGACGCTGGTCGAGGCCAACGACAAACGCTGGGCACGGGTGAAAGTCCTGCGCACGATCAACCGTGCGCTGGAAGACGCGTTCGAGAAATCCGACAAGAAGGCCAAAAAACACAAGGACTGA
- the mnmC gene encoding bifunctional tRNA (5-methylaminomethyl-2-thiouridine)(34)-methyltransferase MnmD/FAD-dependent 5-carboxymethylaminomethyl-2-thiouridine(34) oxidoreductase MnmC, with product MKAEMPHALLDWDDHGRPRSRVFDDVYFSDQSGLDETRYVFLEQNRLAERFAALPADGRLVIGETGFGTGLNFLCAWQLFEQHAVAGARLHFVSVEKYPLAPADLRRALVLWPQLKPLADQLLQQYVAIHPGFQRITLAEGRVTLTLLIGDALEQLPQLDAQIDAWFLDGFAPAKNPDMWTAELFVELARLAAPGSTISTFTSTGWVRRLLNAAGFKMKRTPGIGHKWEILRGEFLGWPAEVAAPVPAKPWFARPAPLTGERRALVIGAGLAGCATASSLAARGWQVSLLERHATVAQEASGNPQGVLYLKLSAHGTALSQLIVSGFGYTRRLLESLQRGTDWDDCGVLQLAFNAKEAERHAQLAEAFPEDLLQWLDQPQAQARAGVGVVHGGLFYPEGGWVHPPALCQAQVMHANIELLNHHHALELRKVADQWQAFDGERLLASAPVVVLAGAADIKRFAQSAELPLKRIRGQITRLAETADSRALATVVCAEGYVAPARLGEHTLGASFDFNSDDLTPTTAEHQGNLAMLEEISSDLLTRLNISEQPLENLEGRAAFRCTSPDYLPIVGPLADRAAFVQTYAALSKDARQVPDSACPWLDGLYVNSGHGSRGLITAPLAGELLAAWLDNEPLPLPRSVAEACHPNRFALRQLIRGK from the coding sequence ATGAAAGCCGAAATGCCCCACGCCCTACTCGACTGGGACGACCACGGACGCCCACGTTCGCGGGTGTTCGATGACGTGTATTTTTCCGACCAGTCGGGGCTGGACGAAACCCGCTATGTGTTTCTTGAACAGAATCGACTCGCCGAGCGTTTCGCTGCGTTGCCGGCCGATGGACGTCTGGTCATTGGCGAAACCGGTTTCGGCACCGGACTGAACTTTCTCTGCGCCTGGCAGTTGTTCGAACAGCACGCGGTGGCCGGCGCGCGCCTGCATTTTGTCAGCGTCGAGAAGTACCCGCTGGCACCTGCGGACCTGCGCCGGGCCTTGGTCCTGTGGCCGCAGCTCAAGCCATTGGCCGATCAATTGCTCCAGCAATACGTAGCGATTCATCCAGGCTTTCAGCGCATCACCCTGGCCGAAGGTCGGGTGACGCTGACTTTGCTGATTGGCGATGCGCTGGAGCAACTGCCGCAACTCGATGCACAGATCGACGCGTGGTTTCTCGACGGTTTCGCCCCGGCGAAAAACCCCGACATGTGGACCGCAGAGTTGTTCGTCGAACTGGCGCGCCTGGCTGCACCGGGCTCGACTATCAGCACCTTCACCAGCACCGGTTGGGTCCGGCGTTTGCTCAACGCTGCCGGGTTCAAGATGAAACGCACGCCGGGCATCGGCCACAAATGGGAAATCCTGCGTGGCGAATTTCTCGGCTGGCCCGCCGAGGTGGCTGCGCCCGTGCCGGCGAAACCCTGGTTCGCCCGCCCTGCTCCACTCACCGGCGAACGCCGGGCGCTGGTGATCGGCGCCGGTCTGGCCGGCTGCGCGACGGCGTCGAGCCTGGCGGCGCGCGGCTGGCAGGTGAGTCTGCTGGAACGTCACGCGACGGTGGCGCAAGAAGCCTCGGGCAACCCGCAAGGCGTGCTCTATCTGAAGCTGTCCGCCCATGGCACCGCGTTGTCGCAATTGATTGTCAGCGGCTTCGGTTACACCCGGCGCCTGCTGGAAAGCCTGCAACGCGGCACTGATTGGGACGACTGCGGCGTGCTGCAACTGGCGTTCAACGCCAAGGAAGCCGAGCGTCATGCGCAATTGGCGGAGGCGTTTCCCGAGGATCTTCTGCAATGGCTGGACCAGCCGCAAGCGCAGGCGCGCGCCGGTGTCGGCGTGGTCCATGGCGGTCTGTTCTATCCCGAGGGTGGCTGGGTGCATCCGCCGGCGCTGTGTCAGGCCCAAGTGATGCACGCCAATATTGAATTGCTCAATCATCACCATGCCTTGGAGCTGCGCAAGGTCGCAGACCAGTGGCAAGCCTTCGACGGCGAGCGTTTGCTCGCCAGTGCACCCGTTGTGGTCTTGGCCGGCGCCGCGGACATCAAGCGTTTTGCCCAGAGTGCCGAATTGCCGCTCAAGCGTATTCGCGGGCAGATCACTCGCCTGGCTGAAACCGCAGACAGTCGTGCGCTGGCCACGGTGGTGTGTGCCGAAGGCTACGTCGCCCCGGCACGCCTGGGCGAGCACACGCTGGGCGCCAGTTTCGACTTCAACAGTGACGACCTGACGCCCACGACCGCCGAGCACCAAGGCAATCTGGCGATGCTCGAAGAGATTTCCAGCGATCTGCTGACACGTCTGAACATCAGCGAGCAGCCACTTGAGAACCTTGAGGGCCGCGCCGCCTTCCGTTGCACCAGCCCGGACTATCTGCCGATCGTCGGCCCGCTCGCCGACCGCGCAGCCTTCGTTCAGACCTACGCGGCCCTGAGCAAGGACGCCCGGCAAGTGCCGGACAGCGCTTGCCCGTGGCTCGACGGTCTGTACGTCAACAGCGGCCACGGTTCTCGCGGGCTGATCACCGCGCCGCTGGCCGGCGAACTGCTCGCCGCGTGGCTGGACAACGAGCCGCTGCCGTTACCACGCAGCGTGGCCGAAGCCTGCCATCCCAACCGTTTCGCATTGCGCCAGTTGATTCGCGGCAAGTGA